The Flavobacterium piscisymbiosum genome includes a region encoding these proteins:
- a CDS encoding ArnT family glycosyltransferase — MTKKTIILIGFILLKFVLQYVLISPEYDLQRDEYLHLDQAHHLAWGYLSVPPVTSWISYIIFLLGNSVFWVKFFPALFGALTLLVVWKTIEVLKGNLYALVLGATCILFSTLLRLNTLYQPNSLDVLCWTGFYYVIIQYISTEKPKWFYIGAVVFAFGFLNKYNILFLLIGLLPALLLSSQRKVFAEKKLYFALILGLILILPNLLWQYNNQFPIVHHMKELSETQLVNVDRLGFLKEQLLFFIGSFFVIIAALYALLFYKPFARYKFFFASLVFTLVIFIYFKAKAYYAIGLYPIYIAFGAAFLSQILQNDWKQYLKPVFIIIPLLFFIPMYNLTFPNKSPEYFIKNPEKYKKLGMLRWEDGKDHDLPQDFADMLGWKELARKTDSVYALIPNKKETIVLCDNYGQAGAINYYTKKGIKAVSFNADYVNWFDLNIQYKNLIRIKNPEENSTEFAETSPYFQSSIIAGQITNKYAREYKATIFVFTNAKININKRIEDEIKEEKNYSK, encoded by the coding sequence ATGACCAAAAAAACAATAATCCTGATTGGGTTTATCCTTCTAAAATTTGTTTTGCAATATGTATTAATAAGTCCTGAATACGATTTGCAGCGCGATGAATACCTGCATCTGGATCAGGCACATCATTTGGCCTGGGGTTATTTATCTGTTCCACCAGTTACCTCATGGATTTCTTATATTATATTTTTATTAGGCAATTCTGTTTTCTGGGTGAAGTTCTTCCCTGCTCTTTTCGGCGCTCTGACACTTTTGGTTGTCTGGAAAACTATCGAAGTTTTAAAAGGCAATTTATATGCTTTAGTATTAGGAGCGACTTGCATTTTGTTTTCAACATTATTGCGACTCAATACACTTTATCAGCCAAACTCTTTAGATGTATTGTGCTGGACAGGATTTTATTATGTGATCATTCAATATATTTCAACAGAAAAACCTAAATGGTTTTATATAGGCGCTGTTGTATTTGCATTTGGATTTCTCAACAAATACAATATTCTATTTCTGTTAATTGGTTTATTACCTGCACTTTTGTTATCCAGCCAAAGAAAAGTTTTTGCCGAAAAAAAACTATACTTTGCCTTGATTTTAGGATTAATCCTGATTTTACCCAATCTATTGTGGCAATACAATAATCAGTTTCCGATCGTACATCATATGAAAGAACTGTCCGAAACACAATTGGTAAACGTAGACCGATTAGGATTTCTAAAAGAACAATTATTATTTTTTATAGGCTCTTTCTTTGTTATTATTGCTGCTTTGTATGCTTTGTTATTTTACAAACCTTTTGCGAGATATAAATTCTTTTTTGCATCACTAGTTTTCACGCTTGTTATCTTTATTTATTTTAAAGCCAAAGCATATTATGCTATAGGTCTCTATCCTATTTACATTGCTTTTGGCGCTGCTTTTCTCTCTCAAATTCTACAAAACGATTGGAAACAGTATTTAAAACCGGTTTTTATCATCATTCCGTTATTGTTTTTTATTCCGATGTACAATCTGACTTTCCCTAATAAAAGTCCGGAGTATTTCATAAAAAATCCTGAGAAGTATAAGAAATTGGGAATGCTGCGTTGGGAAGACGGAAAAGACCATGATTTGCCGCAGGATTTCGCTGATATGTTGGGCTGGAAGGAACTCGCACGAAAAACAGATTCAGTTTATGCTTTGATTCCAAATAAGAAAGAAACGATTGTACTTTGCGATAATTATGGACAAGCCGGAGCAATAAATTATTATACTAAAAAAGGAATAAAAGCAGTTTCTTTTAATGCTGATTACGTGAACTGGTTTGATCTGAATATCCAGTACAAAAACCTGATCAGAATTAAAAATCCCGAAGAAAATAGTACTGAATTTGCGGAAACAAGCCCCTACTTTCAATCTTCTATTATCGCAGGACAAATAACCAATAAATATGCGCGGGAATACAAAGCCACTATTTTTGTTTTTACTAATGCTAAAATTAACATTAATAAAAGGATTGAAGACGAGATAAAAGAAGAGAAAAATTACAGCAAGTAA
- a CDS encoding DUF4494 domain-containing protein, with protein sequence MSATWYECKVKYRKTDETGGQKVLTEPYLVDALSYTEAEKRINEEMAAYISEEFKITNIKVANYAEIHPFENADRWFKSKVSLLAYDEESGKERKTNMYMLVQANDVREAYDNTLHIMQSTMGEYSIPAVSESPIMDVFPYFSGEEGETEQLERFNKLKASKPVEVEKIDHMEFEEALEE encoded by the coding sequence ATGAGTGCAACTTGGTACGAATGCAAAGTAAAATATAGAAAGACAGACGAAACGGGAGGACAAAAAGTGCTAACAGAACCTTATTTGGTTGACGCTTTATCCTATACCGAAGCTGAAAAAAGAATTAACGAAGAGATGGCAGCTTATATAAGTGAAGAATTTAAAATCACAAATATAAAAGTGGCGAATTATGCCGAAATTCATCCTTTTGAAAATGCTGACCGTTGGTTTAAATCGAAAGTTTCTTTATTGGCTTATGATGAAGAAAGCGGTAAAGAAAGAAAAACGAACATGTATATGTTAGTGCAGGCAAATGATGTAAGAGAAGCTTACGACAACACACTTCATATCATGCAAAGCACGATGGGCGAATATTCGATTCCGGCTGTTTCTGAATCTCCAATTATGGATGTCTTCCCTTACTTCAGCGGTGAAGAAGGAGAAACGGAACAATTAGAAAGATTCAACAAGCTAAAAGCTTCTAAACCTGTCGAAGTTGAAAAAATCGACCACATGGAATTTGAAGAGGCATTAGAGGAATAA
- a CDS encoding GNAT family N-acetyltransferase produces MSINMKNIAIRSAKNSDLPKLAKFLQVLVDAERPFDPTLKTGEIFYYDIQELILDQKTEVLVVDYNSEVIGCGYAQIREANEYEQHEVFGYLGFMFVDEEFRGKGISNLLLNDLKKWILNQGINEVRLQVYDENESAVRAYEKAGFKKLTTMMRCNIG; encoded by the coding sequence ATGAGTATCAATATGAAAAACATTGCCATTAGAAGCGCCAAAAATAGCGACTTGCCTAAGCTTGCAAAATTTCTACAAGTTCTTGTAGATGCAGAACGCCCATTTGACCCAACTTTAAAGACGGGAGAAATATTTTACTACGATATACAGGAACTTATATTAGATCAAAAAACAGAGGTTTTGGTTGTTGATTATAATAGCGAAGTTATTGGATGTGGATATGCTCAAATTCGGGAAGCAAACGAATACGAACAACATGAAGTATTTGGTTATTTGGGGTTTATGTTTGTAGATGAGGAGTTTAGAGGAAAAGGAATTAGTAATTTATTACTTAATGACCTTAAAAAATGGATCTTAAATCAAGGAATAAATGAGGTTAGGTTACAAGTTTATGACGAAAATGAATCGGCTGTCAGGGCATATGAAAAAGCGGGTTTCAAAAAACTAACTACAATGATGCGTTGCAATATTGGCTAA
- a CDS encoding oleate hydratase: MSSTTSKFEKLLNGSKEYGNVNHQPDSSKEIQINTPEKTMPFSDQIGNYQRNKAIPSKSYKDSKIYIVGSGIAGMAAAYYFIRDGHIPGENIIFLDQLHVDGGSLDGAGNTTDGYIIRGGREMDMTYENLWDIFQDIPALELPEPYSVLDEYRLVNDNDPNYSKARLIHQKGQIKDFSKFGLDKKDQLAIIKLLLKKKEDLDDITIEDYFSKSFLESNFWFFWRTMFAFENWHSLLECKLYMHRFLHAIDGMKDLSCLVFPKYNQYDTFVTPLRKFLQSKGVQIDLNTLVKDLDIHSDVNGKVVEAIIIEKEGKEERIPVGKENYVIATTGSMTEDTFYGDNTTAPAIDLNKNKSGESAGWKLWKNLAAKSPVFGKPEKFCGNIEKSSWESATLTCKPSAFTEKVKELCVNDPYSGKTATGGIVTISDSNWLMSFTCNRQPHFPDQPDDILVIWVYALFMDKEGDYVKKTMPQCTGNELLEELAYHLGIIDQVDNIIENTIVRSSFMPYITSMFMPRAKGDRPQVVPEGCKNLGLVGQFVETNNDIVFTMESSVRTARIAVYELLNLNKQVPDINPLQYDIRHLLKAAQSLNDYEPIVGEGLLRKFLKGTYYEHLLVENAEDPQDHESFFTEQLNKLKHWIGGVRD; encoded by the coding sequence ATGAGTTCTACCACTTCAAAATTCGAAAAATTATTAAATGGTTCTAAAGAATATGGAAATGTGAACCACCAACCCGACTCTAGTAAAGAGATTCAGATTAATACACCTGAGAAAACAATGCCTTTTTCAGATCAAATCGGGAATTATCAGCGCAATAAAGCAATTCCCTCAAAATCATATAAAGACAGTAAAATTTATATTGTAGGAAGCGGTATCGCAGGAATGGCGGCTGCTTATTATTTTATTCGCGACGGTCATATTCCGGGCGAGAATATTATTTTTCTCGATCAGTTGCACGTAGATGGCGGATCGCTGGATGGTGCCGGAAATACTACAGATGGTTATATCATTCGTGGGGGTCGTGAGATGGATATGACGTATGAAAATCTTTGGGATATTTTTCAGGATATTCCGGCTCTCGAGTTGCCTGAACCTTACAGCGTGTTAGACGAATACCGTTTGGTAAATGATAATGATCCTAATTATTCAAAAGCGAGATTAATTCATCAGAAAGGACAAATTAAAGATTTTAGCAAATTTGGACTCGATAAAAAAGATCAGCTTGCTATTATTAAACTGCTGCTTAAAAAGAAAGAAGATTTAGACGATATCACCATCGAAGATTATTTTAGTAAATCCTTTCTCGAAAGTAATTTTTGGTTCTTTTGGCGCACTATGTTTGCTTTTGAAAACTGGCATAGTTTATTAGAATGTAAATTATATATGCATCGTTTTCTGCACGCAATAGACGGAATGAAAGATCTTTCGTGTTTGGTTTTCCCAAAATACAATCAGTATGATACATTTGTTACACCACTTAGAAAATTTCTTCAGAGCAAAGGCGTGCAAATCGATCTTAACACGCTGGTGAAAGATTTAGATATTCATAGTGATGTAAATGGTAAAGTAGTCGAAGCCATCATAATAGAAAAAGAGGGCAAAGAAGAAAGAATTCCTGTAGGCAAAGAAAATTATGTAATTGCCACAACAGGTTCAATGACCGAAGATACTTTTTACGGAGATAATACAACGGCTCCGGCCATAGATTTAAACAAGAACAAAAGCGGAGAAAGTGCTGGTTGGAAACTGTGGAAAAACCTGGCAGCTAAATCACCTGTTTTTGGGAAACCGGAAAAATTTTGTGGAAACATCGAAAAATCCTCTTGGGAATCTGCGACACTTACTTGTAAACCTTCTGCATTTACAGAAAAAGTAAAAGAGTTGTGCGTAAATGATCCTTATTCAGGCAAAACTGCAACCGGAGGAATAGTTACAATTAGCGATTCAAATTGGTTGATGAGCTTTACTTGTAACAGACAACCGCATTTCCCTGATCAGCCGGATGATATTTTAGTGATTTGGGTATATGCCCTTTTTATGGATAAAGAAGGTGATTATGTCAAAAAAACAATGCCGCAATGTACAGGTAATGAGCTTCTGGAAGAATTAGCCTATCATTTAGGGATTATTGATCAAGTAGATAATATTATAGAAAATACAATTGTTCGCAGTTCATTCATGCCGTATATCACATCTATGTTTATGCCAAGAGCAAAAGGCGATCGTCCGCAAGTAGTTCCTGAAGGTTGTAAAAATTTAGGTTTGGTAGGACAATTTGTAGAAACCAATAATGATATTGTATTTACGATGGAAAGCTCTGTGCGAACTGCCAGAATTGCGGTTTACGAATTATTGAATCTAAACAAACAAGTACCGGACATTAATCCGCTGCAGTACGATATTCGTCATTTGCTTAAAGCAGCACAATCCTTAAACGATTATGAACCCATAGTAGGAGAGGGACTTTTAAGAAAATTTCTAAAAGGAACCTATTACGAACATCTTCTGGTAGAAAATGCAGAAGATCCACAAGATCATGAATCCTTTTTTACAGAGCAATTAAATAAATTAAAACACTGGATAGGAGGAGTCAGAGATTAA
- a CDS encoding helix-turn-helix domain-containing protein, producing the protein MDQSYDKISDTLAYFEVDNNLPYYVSSGKKQIDYPQKPFRMDYYSLCICTEGDIVIGIDGQQYYISQYTLLLARPATIIAFQDISDDFKVKLLFFEKEFLLKNISDPFIIERLTFFKDRSYELIHLKEQEAKKLIKLMKYLENKINAKLKFKDEIVRTIIFNLLLETAEFLPEEKPQNDVVLHNPKEIYFQFLSLVMENINQHKGVNYYAQKLHISNKYLIQIVKKAVDKTPHEIIDAHLLKEAVVLLGNPAINISDIAYRLRFNSVSAFGRFFKKHSAISPTDYRRLQNLSH; encoded by the coding sequence ATGGATCAATCTTACGATAAAATAAGCGATACATTGGCCTACTTTGAGGTAGATAATAATTTGCCCTATTATGTGTCTTCTGGCAAAAAGCAAATAGATTATCCTCAAAAACCTTTCAGGATGGATTATTATTCGTTGTGTATTTGTACAGAAGGAGATATCGTTATTGGTATAGATGGACAGCAGTATTATATTAGTCAATATACATTATTGCTTGCCAGACCGGCAACAATTATTGCTTTTCAGGATATTAGCGATGATTTTAAGGTGAAATTACTTTTTTTTGAAAAAGAATTTCTGCTAAAAAACATATCAGATCCTTTTATTATTGAGCGACTTACATTTTTTAAAGACAGATCTTACGAACTCATTCATCTCAAGGAGCAGGAAGCTAAAAAGTTGATTAAGCTGATGAAATACCTTGAAAATAAAATTAATGCAAAACTTAAGTTTAAAGATGAAATTGTCCGGACTATAATCTTTAATTTACTTCTTGAAACGGCTGAGTTTTTACCAGAAGAGAAACCACAAAATGATGTAGTACTTCATAATCCTAAAGAAATCTACTTTCAATTTCTGAGTCTGGTGATGGAAAATATAAATCAGCATAAAGGAGTCAATTATTACGCTCAAAAATTGCACATTTCAAACAAATATCTGATCCAGATTGTAAAGAAGGCTGTAGATAAAACCCCTCACGAAATCATCGATGCACATTTATTAAAAGAAGCCGTTGTATTGTTAGGAAATCCTGCGATCAATATAAGCGACATTGCGTATCGATTGCGTTTTAATTCAGTTTCTGCTTTTGGACGTTTTTTTAAGAAACATTCTGCTATTTCTCCTACTGATTATCGTCGTCTGCAAAATTTGTCGCATTAA
- a CDS encoding exopolyphosphatase gives MLKKNKSQILLFILLNLFFSINSFSQKNLYVGIEIGRRAIKTSVLEINNIKKADYKILYFSNERISLADHIAASGEIPQDDINKTSIIVVDQLKKIREEFKVPETNVFIVAAPVFATARNVDALRNKISTLTSKTFDVINVDEEAKILVKGAIPPVDYSNASLLDIGAQTTKGGYIDELEDNKLEFIPLELDFGTMTLTDAVKKTVVNQSQVNDMSTYQEKSFDFNTVLRKKIKEMLDANPLLLKKEKIYLSGGAVWAFATLYYNENVKDHYIPLTLQDVIDYDAILKNNFNKLNNLAKTNKEAARVLSTYDQKYLISANNILANLLESIPNLEGKKIYFVKDGQVTWLMSYIADRSKKVNTNF, from the coding sequence ATGCTTAAAAAAAACAAATCCCAAATCCTGCTTTTTATTCTTTTGAATTTATTTTTTTCCATCAATTCATTTTCTCAAAAAAATCTTTATGTCGGAATTGAAATCGGGCGAAGAGCTATAAAAACTTCGGTGCTTGAGATCAATAATATCAAGAAAGCAGACTACAAGATTCTCTACTTCTCGAACGAGAGAATAAGTCTTGCTGATCATATTGCTGCTTCTGGCGAAATTCCTCAGGATGACATCAATAAAACGAGTATTATAGTTGTCGATCAATTGAAGAAAATAAGAGAGGAATTTAAAGTTCCTGAAACAAATGTATTTATAGTAGCCGCTCCCGTTTTTGCAACTGCCCGCAACGTTGACGCTTTAAGAAATAAAATCAGCACCCTAACCAGCAAAACTTTTGATGTAATAAATGTTGATGAGGAAGCTAAAATACTAGTAAAAGGTGCGATCCCGCCTGTTGATTATTCTAATGCTTCATTACTTGATATTGGCGCACAAACTACTAAAGGCGGATACATTGACGAGCTTGAAGATAACAAGCTAGAGTTTATACCTTTGGAACTTGACTTTGGTACAATGACACTTACAGATGCTGTAAAAAAGACAGTAGTAAATCAAAGCCAGGTTAATGATATGTCAACCTATCAGGAAAAATCATTTGATTTTAATACCGTATTGCGCAAGAAGATCAAAGAGATGCTAGATGCCAATCCTCTTTTATTAAAGAAAGAAAAGATATATTTATCCGGAGGTGCTGTATGGGCTTTTGCAACTTTATATTATAACGAAAACGTAAAGGATCATTATATTCCTTTGACTCTGCAAGACGTGATTGATTATGATGCGATCCTGAAAAACAATTTCAACAAGCTTAATAATCTTGCTAAAACCAATAAAGAAGCGGCAAGAGTTTTGAGCACATACGACCAGAAATACCTTATTTCTGCAAATAATATACTAGCAAACTTACTGGAAAGTATTCCAAATTTAGAAGGAAAGAAAATCTATTTTGTAAAGGACGGACAAGTAACATGGCTAATGTCCTACATTGCAGATCGTTCTAAAAAAGTAAATACTAATTTTTAG
- a CDS encoding GNAT family N-acetyltransferase, translating to MSTLYQSPKIIIREFLPQEQQTFLDLFKDNQVTQYLPVVSPERYLEMFDELLENYEQKKLSRWAIFDTTNNNFIGMCVARIFVHNTNQIEIGYVLSREYWGKGIATEVCKALTQYSFANTNTKEVVAITDINNSGSQNVLQKSGFERLDNLIRDEEEMAYFKIERFS from the coding sequence ATGTCTACTCTTTATCAAAGCCCGAAAATAATTATTCGAGAATTTTTACCTCAGGAACAACAAACATTTTTAGATCTTTTTAAAGACAATCAGGTTACTCAATACCTTCCTGTTGTCTCACCAGAAAGGTATTTGGAAATGTTTGATGAATTACTTGAAAATTATGAACAGAAAAAACTTAGTCGTTGGGCGATATTCGATACTACAAATAATAATTTTATAGGAATGTGTGTTGCTCGTATTTTTGTACACAATACTAACCAAATAGAAATTGGCTATGTACTTAGTAGAGAATATTGGGGAAAAGGTATTGCTACAGAAGTATGCAAGGCTCTAACTCAATATAGTTTTGCCAATACAAATACGAAAGAAGTTGTAGCTATAACAGATATCAACAACAGCGGATCGCAAAATGTGCTGCAAAAATCAGGATTTGAACGGTTAGATAATTTGATAAGAGATGAGGAAGAAATGGCTTATTTTAAGATAGAAAGATTCTCGTAA
- a CDS encoding pseudouridine synthase — translation MLEILYQDEYIIAINKPSGLLVHKSFYARDAKVYAIQELRNQIGQHVYPIHRLDRKTSGILLFALDKEVLKIMNDRFATREVEKKYLAILRGWSPEELTIDYDLTNDDDVKQNAITYFHRLQNAEVELEFNNKPTSRYCLVEAIPETGRMHQLRKHFKHIFHPILGSRPHGCNKQNKLWLENYELKGMMLHAHQLIFNHPIKNEQLILNAKINEEFSKVGNILNLDLSKYQ, via the coding sequence ATGTTAGAAATTCTTTACCAAGACGAATATATTATCGCAATTAATAAACCCAGCGGATTGTTGGTTCACAAATCATTTTATGCACGCGATGCAAAAGTGTATGCGATTCAGGAATTGAGAAATCAAATAGGCCAACACGTTTATCCTATTCATAGGTTAGATCGCAAAACATCTGGTATTTTGTTATTTGCATTAGACAAAGAAGTTCTAAAAATTATGAACGATCGTTTTGCCACACGCGAAGTCGAAAAAAAATATTTAGCAATTTTACGTGGTTGGTCACCCGAAGAACTAACGATAGATTATGATTTAACCAATGATGATGACGTTAAACAAAATGCAATAACATACTTTCATCGTTTGCAAAATGCCGAAGTTGAGTTAGAATTCAACAATAAACCAACATCGCGATATTGTTTGGTAGAAGCGATTCCTGAAACTGGACGTATGCATCAATTACGAAAACATTTCAAACATATTTTTCATCCCATTTTAGGAAGTCGTCCACATGGCTGTAACAAACAAAATAAATTATGGCTGGAGAATTATGAATTGAAGGGAATGATGCTTCATGCACATCAGTTAATTTTTAATCATCCAATAAAAAATGAACAACTAATCCTGAATGCAAAGATTAATGAAGAGTTTAGCAAAGTAGGTAATATCCTTAATCTAGATTTGAGTAAATATCAATAG